A part of Chloroflexota bacterium genomic DNA contains:
- a CDS encoding aminoacyl-tRNA hydrolase yields the protein MMRLFMKSENAPYLIVGLGNPGPQYRMNRHNAGFLVADTLGELASIPLTRVKFRALMGKGSFAGEAVVVAKPQTYMNDSGQSVGSLMRFFKVPNDHLLVVHDDLDLPFGTLRLRPSGGTGGQRGMESIVKRLGTRDFARLRVGIGRPPGRMDPKDYVLHDFEADQIEWLPGLRETAVEAIRMFIVDGIDKAMTTFNGKVFDED from the coding sequence ATGATGAGACTATTTATGAAGAGCGAAAACGCACCCTATTTGATCGTTGGCCTGGGCAACCCCGGACCGCAATATCGTATGAATCGCCACAACGCCGGCTTTTTGGTGGCGGACACCCTGGGGGAACTGGCTTCCATTCCCCTGACCCGGGTGAAATTCCGCGCGCTGATGGGCAAGGGCAGCTTTGCCGGCGAGGCTGTGGTGGTTGCCAAGCCCCAGACCTACATGAACGACTCCGGCCAGTCGGTCGGTTCGCTGATGCGGTTCTTCAAGGTGCCGAATGACCACCTGCTGGTGGTGCATGACGACCTGGACCTGCCCTTTGGCACACTTCGGCTGCGTCCCTCCGGTGGGACGGGTGGCCAGCGCGGCATGGAATCGATCGTGAAACGCCTGGGCACCCGGGATTTCGCCCGTCTGCGTGTGGGGATCGGCCGTCCACCGGGACGGATGGACCCCAAGGATTATGTCCTGCATGATTTTGAAGCGGATCAGATCGAATGGCTCCCCGGCCTGCGGGAGACCGCAGTGGAAGCCATCCGGATGTTCATCGTGGATGGGATTGATAAAGCGATGACCACTTTCAACGGGAAAGTGTTTGACGAGGACTGA
- a CDS encoding FHA domain-containing protein, whose amino-acid sequence MMTPLDQIGLGGQMQPEKENPKLLFISGINEGEQVQIQGKVCVIGRDPSADISLDSPFISRHHAEIRSEGVYWTIADLFSKNGVFRNKARIEPGEPIPLHNHDEIQIGSVCMFRFMDPEDTLLESDMQMRTPGVWLDELNREVYVHNNELDPPLSQQQFDLLAVLFHHQREVVTNEMIADALWPEAVGGIESAAIDNAFSRLRNRLAELDPEHEYLETVRGVGRRFVQREDN is encoded by the coding sequence ATGATGACCCCGCTAGATCAGATTGGATTGGGAGGCCAGATGCAGCCGGAGAAAGAAAACCCAAAGCTGTTGTTTATCTCTGGAATCAATGAAGGGGAGCAGGTGCAGATTCAAGGGAAGGTCTGTGTCATTGGCCGTGACCCTTCCGCAGATATCTCCCTGGATTCACCCTTTATCTCCCGTCACCATGCTGAGATCCGCAGCGAGGGGGTCTATTGGACGATTGCCGACCTTTTCAGCAAGAATGGCGTCTTTCGCAATAAAGCCCGGATCGAACCAGGCGAGCCAATCCCCCTGCATAATCACGATGAAATCCAGATTGGCAGTGTGTGCATGTTCCGATTTATGGACCCCGAAGACACACTGCTGGAATCGGATATGCAGATGCGCACCCCGGGCGTCTGGCTGGACGAGCTCAACCGGGAAGTCTATGTGCATAATAACGAGTTGGATCCGCCGCTTTCGCAGCAGCAGTTTGACCTTTTGGCGGTCTTGTTCCATCATCAGCGCGAAGTGGTCACCAACGAGATGATCGCCGATGCCCTCTGGCCGGAAGCGGTTGGCGGCATCGAGAGCGCTGCCATTGATAACGCCTTCAGCCGCCTGCGCAACCGGCTGGCCGAACTGGACCCTGAGCACGAATATCTTGAGACCGTGCGGGGCGTGGGCCGGCGCTTTGTCCAGCGGGAGGATAATTGA